One segment of Phycisphaerae bacterium DNA contains the following:
- a CDS encoding ThuA domain-containing protein, with product MHGCRLSAAVSCLVSFITPFSASAQVPSHQADLIRKAAPAKARVAPKRARTVLIWNTPPAFMDKDPHKGYCIPYGELAMKVLGEKTGAYKPVVSDDISVYLPENIRRFDAIVMNNSSGPWIRPAEADLEKLKAYGHDVDAAEKALRKSLLDYVANGGGIVAYHYAIGANPQWPQFRELLGGKFIGHPWNEEVGIQVEEPRHPLVAAFGGKDFRLADEIYEFGEPYSRQNLRVLLSLDTQKTNMKVPWVTRKDGDFAQAWVKPHGSGRVFFTGFGHRTEIWWHPALLRFYLDAIQFACGDLEAPTAPRPAGGSRPSSNENAQLGKPERGG from the coding sequence ATGCATGGCTGCAGGCTCTCCGCGGCAGTGTCCTGCTTGGTGTCTTTCATCACGCCGTTTTCGGCGAGCGCCCAGGTGCCGTCGCACCAGGCGGACCTGATCCGCAAGGCGGCCCCGGCAAAGGCCCGCGTAGCACCGAAGAGAGCCCGGACGGTGTTGATCTGGAACACGCCGCCCGCGTTCATGGACAAGGATCCGCACAAGGGCTACTGCATCCCCTACGGTGAGTTGGCCATGAAGGTCCTGGGCGAGAAGACCGGCGCCTACAAGCCGGTGGTCAGCGACGACATCAGCGTGTATCTGCCCGAGAACATCCGGCGGTTTGACGCTATCGTGATGAACAACAGCTCCGGGCCGTGGATCCGCCCTGCAGAAGCGGACCTGGAGAAGCTGAAGGCGTACGGCCACGACGTAGATGCAGCGGAGAAGGCCCTGCGTAAGAGCTTGCTCGACTATGTGGCCAACGGGGGTGGAATCGTCGCCTATCACTACGCCATTGGGGCCAATCCGCAATGGCCTCAGTTCCGTGAGTTGCTGGGCGGCAAGTTCATCGGCCATCCCTGGAACGAGGAGGTCGGAATCCAGGTGGAGGAACCCCGCCATCCGCTCGTGGCGGCGTTCGGGGGAAAGGACTTCCGCTTGGCGGACGAGATCTACGAGTTCGGTGAGCCGTATTCGCGTCAGAATCTACGAGTGCTGCTGTCGCTGGATACGCAGAAGACGAACATGAAGGTGCCATGGGTCACCCGCAAGGATGGCGATTTCGCCCAAGCCTGGGTCAAGCCGCACGGCAGCGGCCGGGTCTTCTTCACCGGCTTCGGGCACCGCACAGAAATCTGGTGGCATCCCGCGCTTCTACGTTTCTACCTGGACGCAATCCAATTCGCTTGTGGCGATCTGGAGGCGCCGACAGCCCCGCGGCCGGCCGGCGGCAGCCGTCCTTCATCGAATGAGAATGCCCAACTGGGCAAACCAGAAAGAGGAGGCTGA
- a CDS encoding AraC family transcriptional regulator, translating to MGSARDVHCYLPVNDDAMRWGIYLTGIGRATTPPGSVYPRQAHPHLYHFRWEQGRQLPEFALLLINKGTGLFESKTTGPLPVPPQSVIFLFPGVWHRYRPSPQVGWTERWLCFSGELAHRLMDMSLLQRECPVRRITGSGLLVRCFDELIEKVLVNPARNSILLSLHALGLLGTVIEAVAGITLPSALEPSVQLDLPTDSAVSGALARIWTRGHQAISVKQLAEGVGVTQRTLERRFQRYVGHSVVEEIIACRVNRAKRLLEETDMPVKAIAYLAGFPSEQRMRVAFAQREGVTPLKLRRRSHGGHAEANR from the coding sequence ATGGGATCAGCACGCGACGTACACTGCTACCTGCCCGTCAACGATGACGCCATGCGCTGGGGCATCTACTTGACGGGGATCGGACGGGCGACAACTCCGCCGGGATCCGTCTACCCCCGGCAAGCCCATCCTCACCTGTACCACTTCCGCTGGGAACAGGGACGTCAACTCCCTGAGTTCGCGCTGCTCCTGATCAACAAGGGAACCGGCCTTTTCGAGTCGAAGACCACCGGGCCGCTGCCGGTGCCGCCACAGAGCGTCATTTTTCTGTTTCCGGGCGTGTGGCACCGGTATCGGCCGTCGCCCCAAGTCGGTTGGACGGAGCGGTGGCTCTGTTTCAGCGGTGAACTGGCCCACCGGCTGATGGACATGTCCCTCCTCCAACGCGAGTGCCCGGTGCGTCGCATCACCGGCTCGGGGCTGCTGGTCAGGTGCTTCGACGAGCTGATCGAAAAGGTCCTGGTCAATCCGGCCCGCAATTCCATTCTGCTGTCACTGCACGCGCTGGGCCTGCTGGGTACAGTCATCGAGGCGGTCGCCGGCATCACACTGCCCAGCGCCCTGGAGCCCTCGGTTCAGCTTGATCTGCCCACAGACTCGGCGGTCTCCGGGGCTCTGGCCCGAATATGGACCCGCGGCCATCAGGCCATCTCCGTCAAGCAGCTTGCCGAAGGAGTCGGCGTGACCCAACGAACCCTGGAACGTCGGTTCCAGCGATATGTCGGCCATTCGGTTGTTGAGGAGATCATTGCCTGCCGGGTGAACCGGGCGAAACGTCTGCTCGAAGAGACGGACATGCCGGTGAAGGCGATCGCATACCTGGCAGGATTCCCAAGCGAGCAGCGCATGCGGGTCGCTTTTGCCCAGCGTGAGGGGGTTACGCCCCTTAAGCTCAGGCGGCGCTCCCACGGGGGGCATGCCGAGGCAAACCGGTAG
- a CDS encoding Gfo/Idh/MocA family oxidoreductase has product MRRRTFLRRMILGGTGVSLLKGDSSARGYRANEKLNVALVGVGGRGEWFVDTIPKMENVVALCDVNDQKLAAAFQRWARQSRALATSPHDWERGAAEIYTRILRSKPRTFHDFREMLDTTKDIDAVVVATPDHSHAVISAAAIRAGKHVLCEKPLSRTVHESRALHELAHRYKVATSMGNQGTAAGPFRRALELIRGGALGEIKEVHIWNDGGGADRKEPPSGTEPVPEYLKWDLWLGPAAFRPYRHEWLQWHQWREFGTCQLGNWGSHTANLAFMALKVYELWLGEPSGVNRPVIRVEAKSSSLNRLSFPRWELIQWHIPARAEFPPIMFTWYNGQAPGASELIDSLKREAADKDRQGIDFSGAYIVGTKGRIHATGHNATFRLLPEEQFKDVQRDRPETVESSRGHEMDWLLACRGGKPAWANFDYADALNEFLMIGNVSTQVEGRLDFEPVGMKIANHGEADALLRSEYRKGWTL; this is encoded by the coding sequence ATGCGTCGTCGGACGTTCCTCCGCCGGATGATCCTGGGTGGCACAGGTGTTTCGCTCCTGAAGGGCGACTCATCAGCCCGCGGCTACCGGGCCAACGAGAAGCTCAACGTCGCGCTGGTGGGCGTGGGCGGCCGCGGCGAGTGGTTTGTGGACACGATCCCAAAGATGGAGAACGTGGTCGCGCTGTGCGACGTGAACGACCAGAAGCTGGCCGCGGCGTTTCAGCGATGGGCGCGACAATCCAGGGCCCTGGCGACCTCGCCGCACGACTGGGAGCGAGGGGCGGCGGAAATCTACACGCGGATTCTAAGGAGCAAGCCACGGACGTTCCACGACTTCCGCGAGATGCTCGACACGACGAAAGACATCGACGCGGTCGTTGTGGCCACGCCCGACCACAGCCATGCGGTCATATCGGCCGCAGCCATCCGGGCCGGCAAGCACGTCCTCTGTGAAAAGCCCTTGAGCCGTACGGTCCACGAGTCGCGGGCTCTGCACGAGCTGGCCCACCGGTACAAGGTGGCCACGTCCATGGGCAACCAGGGTACGGCGGCCGGCCCATTTCGCCGGGCGCTGGAGTTGATCCGTGGCGGGGCCTTGGGCGAGATCAAGGAAGTGCACATATGGAACGACGGCGGCGGTGCGGATCGCAAGGAGCCGCCCAGCGGAACGGAGCCTGTCCCGGAATACCTGAAGTGGGACTTGTGGCTCGGCCCGGCCGCATTCCGCCCCTATCGCCACGAATGGCTGCAGTGGCATCAATGGCGTGAGTTCGGCACGTGTCAGCTCGGCAACTGGGGTTCGCACACGGCCAACCTGGCTTTCATGGCGCTTAAGGTGTACGAGCTGTGGCTGGGCGAGCCGAGCGGAGTCAACCGGCCGGTGATCAGGGTTGAGGCCAAGTCTTCCAGCCTCAACCGGCTGTCATTCCCGCGCTGGGAGCTGATTCAGTGGCACATCCCCGCCCGCGCGGAGTTCCCGCCGATCATGTTTACCTGGTACAACGGCCAGGCGCCCGGGGCCAGCGAGCTGATCGATTCACTCAAGCGAGAAGCTGCCGACAAGGATCGACAGGGGATAGACTTCTCCGGCGCCTACATCGTGGGCACGAAAGGCCGCATCCACGCGACCGGCCACAACGCCACCTTCCGGCTGCTGCCCGAAGAGCAGTTCAAGGATGTGCAGCGGGACCGGCCGGAGACGGTCGAAAGCTCGCGCGGGCACGAGATGGATTGGCTGCTGGCCTGCCGCGGCGGCAAACCGGCGTGGGCCAATTTTGATTACGCCGACGCGCTCAACGAATTCCTCATGATCGGGAACGTGTCTACGCAGGTAGAGGGCAGGCTCGATTTCGAACCGGTTGGAATGAAGATCGCCAACCATGGCGAGGCCGATGCCCTGCTGCGCTCGGAGTATCGCAAAGGCTGGACCTTGTGA
- a CDS encoding trypsin-like peptidase domain-containing protein, with product MRSASLSASLVAVLVNCGYMASAASAQEEYRPSVVKILATRRGPDLVRPWTKQSPRQVSGSGLVIDGKRILTNAHVVGYTTEVYVQGFQSADKIAAKVLAAAQGVDLAVLSVDDESFFANRLG from the coding sequence ATGAGAAGTGCCTCGTTGTCTGCTTCGTTGGTGGCGGTCCTCGTCAACTGCGGTTACATGGCCTCGGCAGCGTCGGCTCAGGAAGAGTACCGCCCGTCGGTCGTCAAGATACTGGCTACTCGCCGGGGGCCTGATCTGGTCCGACCGTGGACAAAACAGAGTCCCCGGCAGGTCTCCGGCTCCGGACTGGTCATCGATGGCAAACGGATCCTGACCAACGCCCATGTCGTGGGTTACACCACGGAGGTATACGTCCAGGGTTTCCAGTCTGCGGATAAGATCGCTGCGAAAGTCCTTGCCGCAGCTCAGGGCGTCGATCTGGCGGTGCTCTCTGTTGACGACGAGTCCTTCTTCGCCAACCGCCTCGGCTAG